Genomic segment of Pygocentrus nattereri isolate fPygNat1 chromosome 26, fPygNat1.pri, whole genome shotgun sequence:
GGCTACTCCAAGACCAGGATGGGGAAACACCGGCCTAATCCTTTATTCTCTGAATAATCCATAGCCTTCCATGTTCACATGGAGAACTCTTAACATCATGTCTGGATGTcctaaatattcatttttcccTAAAGACAAACCTTTCTGTCCAATAATTAGAAGCTTAATATGCACACAATTATGTGATTTTGTATTTGCAAggctatttttttattattatatttatactttatatattatattatattatatactttatatattatattattatattttactcCTGAAATTTGGGTGTCATTTTTCACATCTCTGTGTATCTCAGGTCTACTTCATCTATGATGAAGAGATAGAagtggaagagaaagaggagccCCCTCCCCCTGAGCCAGTCAAGCCTGTCAATGATAAACCACACAAATTTAAGGACCACTACTGCAAGAAGCCCAAATTCTGTGATGTGTGTGCTCGCATGATCGTTCGTAAGTGTGCCCGTTTGAGAGGAATTGGCAATGCGGTGCGGCTGTTTCATTTCGTTTCGTCTGATCACatcttgtttctttctctttgcagTCAATAATAAATTTGCACTGAGGTGTAAAAACTGCAAGACCAGTATTCATCATCAGTGTCAGAGCTACGTAGAGTTCCAGCGATGCTTTGGAAAAATCGTGAGTTGCTTCCTAATATTGCATTATGATGCAGTATACAGCATTACGTGTACTTGTTGCATGTAATGTTTTATCTCTCCCCCTTTTCCTTCCTCCCACCAGCCTCCAGGCTTTAGACGGGCGTACAGCTCTCCTCTCTACAGCAGTCAGCAGAATGCCACTGTTAAAGAGCTGCTTCCCTTCTGTGAGTACATCTCAACCTTCAACCAGCCTCTAATGTTCTCATCTCAAATCTGTCAACTAAACCTCTTCTAGACTGTTTTCAGCATCATAACTACAAATaaactttttgttttctccctAGCCCAGTCTAACCGCACTGACCCAGTGTTTGAGACACTCCGTATTGGGGTCATCATGGCCaacaaggaaagaaagaaaggctcAGAGGATAAGAAACAAGTAAGGTTTGTAAAGGCTTGGTCTCATACAGAAGAACTGTATGAGACCAAGAATAATTCAACCTAAAGAAGTCCTACCTCTAAGAACATCACTTTCAGAATAACCACTCAGTTGTTTTTGCCAGTTGTTAGATTTTAATgtaggcagttttttttttttttttttttttttttttttttaaataaactgataaacacgcgaccctggcggagaagcggcttaggaaatggatggatggatggatggatggatggaaactgATAAACACTGTGCTTTGGAGGAGGGACACTTTATTGAATGTAACTTCTCATATAGATGTTAAACAGAGAAGCACATAGACTTCCTGCAGTCTGGTCCAATTTCTCCCCACTTGTGAACTCTGTAATGAATACATAAGTTACTtcaagttggcttgacaaagccaGCTAATAATGCTTCAAAGTTAAAGCAGTTGCAGACCagtgttgatttatttttttatttttaattaataattgagTTTATATAGTAATTTCAAGTAGTTGCTGTGGCATTCCACTTTCTTATTACAGTGTTACTTGGTGGGttgttgctgaggtgttgctatggtatctgaggtggttgctaaggtgttgttaggctgtCGCTTTGGTAACTaaggtggttggtaaggtgttgctatgctgGTGCTATGGTAtatcaggtggttgttaaggtgttaatAGACCTTTGCTATGCTGTCCTAGGTGGTGGATAAGGTCTTGCTAGCCTACTTGAATAGTGGTGACATGAGAAGAGCGAGTCAGTTTCAGCattcaaaagagaaaatgaagaaaaggcTGGCTTTTTCAAAAGGAAATATAAATAAGAAATTGAGCAAGAACAGGACATTCTGAGCGAAACCCATGGCCCCCCCTGTGAGAGCAGACAATTTTGACCACTTTCCTCAAACATGTTGGCAGAAGTTTACTAGGTAACCCACAGATGCAAGGCAGTGGTGAAATTGTTTTGTACATATTTTCTATACTTCACCATTTTCTTTCTATTCACCCACATTTCTCCTTGcctagatgatgatgatggaggaAGAGGAATCACAGCCTAAAGCTGGGGAAGGAGCAGGAGAGGAAggtgagagagataaagtgtGTATAATTTGATATGTTACTAAGTAAAAGATAACACCCTCATCTCTGTCCAGTgaacaaagagacagaaaagaaaggGGATAAAGCAGCAGCTGAAGATAAGGTTAGAAACTACAGGTCTTAACTTACTGTCATTGATCATGTTTGTATTTAGTTTTAAGTGTTTATGATACTAAATGTACACTGATCATCTCTGTACTGTGGTGTGATGCAGATGAAGAGGCCTCAGCCAGGTAAACTGGGGGTCTTCTCTCAGTCACACTACTACTTGGCCCTGTACCGTTTTAAAGCAATCGAAAAAGACGACCTGGAGCTGCAGTGAGTGAAGCTACTTTATTCTTATTAACAATACAATTCACCTGAGTTTACCTGCTATTTTTggaaacactttatttaaaggctGAATGATGTCTTTATAAAAGAATATTTGAGTATTTAAGAACAGTTTTTGCCATCAATCATAAGATGACATATTGTCGTAAGAAGACTTAAAATAAAGAGACAGACATTTCTTCCATTTATAATCATAGTAACTTACagtatgtttattttactgcttaaagatgcagtgtgtaagattttgTGGCATCTGAACCAACTGAATCCCGCTCCCTCACCCCTTGCTTTCCAAGCATGTAGTAGAATGTACAGTGACTGTCAGGTTTTCTGCCACTATCgatttcattttgcattttaatgttaCTACTTCTTTGATGATGAGGATTCAAACTTTCTTGCGTTCTCTTGTGCTAAAAATTTGAATTATCCTACATTTGTCCAAAATTAAGCTCTCAAACatttcacaacacaaaatggttagCCAGCACCTGCAGCAAACACTTTCTGAGTCTTTCAGTTGGTACTATAGTGCCACTAAACATAATGCAAAAGGCACTCTCTAGAGCCATTGTTTGGTTTGTCTATTCTGGGCTGCTGTAGAAACAAGGCAGGACGACCTGCCCCTTATGTAGCTATGAATGGGCTCATTTTAAgctaatgaaaacacaatgaTTCATAGTTACAGATAATTGTATACTAACATAGACATGGTTGAAGAATATTAATCACTTGTAAAATACTACATTTCTGCTAATTGACCCCcttaaatcttacacactgcacctttaagtacatttaaatgcaAGAAACTTGTAGTTTTGTGCTCAGGTGGACATACAGACTGAGAACTACTTTTACAGAAGTAACATTTTAGCAAGGGCATTTCTACTTTTACACAAGTAAAAGCATTTTACATAGAACTTTTAGCATAAATGGGAAAATATTGCAGCATATTGGGAAAAGGTATGTTTTGCTGAGGGGACTCTTCTTGTGAAGAGTGACATTGGGAGCTGCCATTTTTGGGGGTCTGTGCTTCCACATGGGAAGAATTGGACAGACAGATCTAGGAGTGAATTGGTGTGGGTCGGTATGGATCAGTGCAGACATGCCGTGTCAAGGGCATCAAAACTGATGTATGTAGTTCTTAAATAGGCCTTTGCCTCATAAGATTCATTACTTGagaatgatgcttcataacactgttataaatgTTCAAATTCGTCTGATTCAGgtctgtttgaaaaaaaaatataaaaatgtgttcaGTTTAAAAATACCTAGAGAACTTTCTTGAGCAAAAAAGGAGCATATACTTTAAATATTGTTGTACACTTCTATTATATTAGTTATAATCAATTCTAAGATTGCAAAAGTTGTGTACCTGAATCACCACCTTCAGACTAATAATAGACAAATACATACATGTTACAGCCCTagttttatgtgtatgtgtagtgtctatgtttgtactgtttaactgtgtgtttatatgtctcTTCCAGTCCAGGGGATCGAATTACAGTGATAGATGATTCCAATGAGGAGTGGTGGAGAGTAAGTATTTGACAGTATTTAACACTATTATTACTGTACCTGAGTTACATACTAAACTGTTGTTTATACAACTGAACAGTCACTTCAAGGAAAGTTAAGAGGTAAtggatttttacacatttttgcacagttaaatcattaagatgtaaacaaacctgCTTAGGATTTGAGATGAAATGCTCCGATCAAGAGAAACTCACTGAGTCAGAATGCTTcccagtggtagtgataggaaccagatgttagAATCGCTCAGTGCCTCTAAAATCTTACAGAAAGCTGGAATGGTCAGGGAATGTTTAGGATATGCTATCCAATGCCTGTAACATTTTTTTGATTGATTTctgaaggttttggcctaaaacatcttTTCTCAAATCTGCTCCATGGAGAGGTACATACTGGGCATTGTAAGGCAGAATAGCACACAAAGAtaagttttttcttttcagatatACCACgattttattattgttgacatataaaactcaaaaacatGTATAGGtgaactggtcattttggatagtaaatatatTTGCACGGTAGACATAAGGCCCCAGGTTCCTGTCagtaccactgtaaagaaatcagtaagtttctgtagaatgcaccatttcacatcaacccactTAATGTTTATATCTCAACGAATGAATCATGGAGAAATTTAAAAAACTGGAGCAATTCTCCTTTAAAACAAATGTCTATTTGGGAATTTAGCAGTGTTATGACTGACAGCCTAAAAAATGCACTTGCCGTTGTTCCTGATCTGCTAAGTGTGATGATGGTACGTAAATGAAGCTGATCTAGAGAAGAAGAGTCACACAGCGTGGTGGTGTGCATGTTTCAGGGTAAGATTGGTGAGAGATCTGGCTTCTTGCCAGCAAACTACATCATACGCGTCCGCTCGGGGGAGAGAGTGTACAAGGTAACACGCTCCTTTGTGGGGAACCGTGAGATGGGCCAAATCACGCTGAAGAAAGACCAGGTTggaacatgcatgcacacacaagcAGAGCACACACACCAACTAATGAGTCATGCACTGCTTTTTCTTGTGAGTGTGTTAATAGAAGTATCCGTTATACTTCACTCGGCCCAAGGACTgtataactcaatatacagcactgtgcaaaactcagagaaccttcagttatttaaaatccatttaaTGCAagttcagcatcagaaaaaaacataaaatctatAATATACTGTCCCTCCATTACCcttattatagcttccattcttatgagtcttgctttcagttttccaaagaaatctgcaggcatGTTTTCCCACAACTCCAAAGGTTCGTCTTAGgagttgcattttctgtatcccaaacacattcaatgagtTTGAGACCCGGACTCTGGTGGTCAGAAGTTTCTTTAACTTATTTGcagtttttctcctttttgtaTTTTCGCTCTCCTCAGTAACAGCAGCTTAACAGATACACATCCTTATAGTGCATctgactcatagtgctgagacTCATATatagactcatagtgctgagttttgctctcacagtggaaggatgggcagaagCACCTAGGGATTTTTGAATCTgagagtagagcttgatttttctcccattttctctgtatcttttaatcattttcttttaaactctagggttttttttggaaactgtttttttgttggaaactgttttttcatttatttttatttgacattCTCCTTCCTAATGCACATGGATTCTCTTCTATtgaatctcttcagaaatatcttttgcacactactgtaTGCATATGCATAGGTCACTTTCAGCCAACCAAATCTGACACAAGCTGCCTCACCATGACATACTTAATGTTTGCCTGCATGTGCTTAATCGTTGTTAAAATTCCGGGAGCGTTGCATTGTCTATTATTTTTTGACCTTtgtacttattatttatttatttgaatttgcatgtgtttatttctgtgtgCTTGTGCAGATTGTGGTGAAGAAAGGAGATGAGGTAAATGGCTATCTGAAGGTCAGCACTGGACGCAAGCTTGGCTTTTTCCCTGCAGATATCCTCCAGGAGATCTGAGGGCAAGAGTGTGTGcacatttttgttcatgtgTAAAACGAGTCAAATCTGTTTCTTTTCTACCTTCACTAAATTACTCTACTCTGTACTACATTTGATTTGCTTAGAAATGGTTTAAATTCAACAAAGGGCTAATAAACTGTTCATTATCacctgctctgttttaaattaCTGCTTGTAGTGGCGATAAATTCAAGCAAACAGTTTGTTCTCTCATCGGGGGGGGCGTGGGGTTAGGGCAGTGGTcctaaatgttaagaagagccattttgtccttccagtaaaaatcaaaccacctcggagccacaacattttatgtccatttttctATATTGTCTGTAATTATGTTTCAGTATGTTCAAATGTGCTAGTagaggctaaaaatataaatgaaaatgcagacttactttgctctgctttaacttttagctcagctatagccgcttttctcacatctctggcaggaaacattTTTACGCAAAAGGAatagtttcctgtaaaatgtctctcaatattcaacttttttacaaggctgaagtcactttcattcgccagcttcttgtttgagtcTTATTTCACCTTAAATTGCATAGCATtttagaatgtaactgctgcacaatttaaggtggaatgggaaaatttgaacaagcagCTCgcgaaagagaagctgacttcagcctcgcatctttttagtgtttgacagtttctcgttggaGATTAAAAGTATTAGGAATTGAACTGGAGtgataaaaaatgcaaataagtgtATTCATCTACAAATTATCCATGTTTGTCTTAAATgcttctctttgcttttttgttagctacttgctaggcgagattgttttctgtgttgatatggtgaccagcagtctgcacaccaacTTTCAAGGTTCAAGGGCGTATTAGCAGTTCTACAATAACTCcaaatttaaaaccatttattcttaaaactgtcagaacgatcagcagagccttatttactgcaaaggaggattattttattgttgctgacccctgggtTAGGGGCACTTTCTggtgggccaaatcaaacatcTTCACAGGCCAACCCTGGCCCACAGGCTTCACTTTTGGCAGCCATGATCAAAATGAAAATCTAAAGCAATGTCTAAAGGCATCTTGTAGCTTTCAggaattaaactcttcagatgtctggttcccatcaccaccattgtgaacaattacCACTCTAGAGTGCAGCATTTCACCTCAAATAACTATGTTTACATATGAactaatgaattattcagaaattttgaaatcttttttccctctctcctttctcgatctctcttttctccccaTCTCCTCTCATGCACTCTCTACTCTCCCGCTCCCTCACCCCTctccatctatccatctctcttcaCTGTCAGATGTCAACCACTGTGAAATGTTTGTGTGACATTCTAGTCATAATTATatgcagatacac
This window contains:
- the LOC108431802 gene encoding SH3 and cysteine-rich domain-containing protein 3: MSQYDQLDDKDSVDIHDNPPAADNVVKEDNNTVYFIYDEEIEVEEKEEPPPPEPVKPVNDKPHKFKDHYCKKPKFCDVCARMIVLNNKFALRCKNCKTSIHHQCQSYVEFQRCFGKIPPGFRRAYSSPLYSSQQNATVKELLPFSQSNRTDPVFETLRIGVIMANKERKKGSEDKKQMMMMEEEESQPKAGEGAGEEVNKETEKKGDKAAAEDKMKRPQPGKLGVFSQSHYYLALYRFKAIEKDDLELHPGDRITVIDDSNEEWWRGKIGERSGFLPANYIIRVRSGERVYKVTRSFVGNREMGQITLKKDQIVVKKGDEVNGYLKVSTGRKLGFFPADILQEI